In Arthrobacter sp. SLBN-112, a genomic segment contains:
- a CDS encoding ABC transporter ATP-binding protein — protein sequence MSARKNGSSPVEETPLAAQPADDAGQVPAAQPADDDFVEEEFTPTEADGGMFGAMPAKKAEHFWPSAKRLMGLLKPEAGGIYAVVGLVVVSVVLNVIAPKILGQAMDVIFAGVVGKQLPAGASKEQFVAGLRQQGQDNFADMLSRMELVPGTGINFDKLTTLIAVVLLMYFVANIFMWLQGYVLNRIVMKVIRRLRDDTESKLNRLPLNYFDTRQRGDVLSRVTNDVDNIQQALQQAFAQLVNSVLTVVGIVIMMFIVSWQLALIALIALPLSGVAAGMIGVRSQKLFAAQWKNTGTLNGQIEESFSGHDLVRVFGRDADMLDRFEERNEALYKASFGAQFVSGIIFPVMQFVSYLSYVGIAVVGGLRVASGAMSLGDATAFIQYSREFTQPLGQMAGMANMLQSGVASSERVFEFLDADEEEAETATEHLPAKTDGHVDFKNVTFSYTPDKPLIENLSFTAEPGNTIAIVGPTGAGKTTLVNLVMRFYELNSGSIMLDGVDVTHLSRSELRSKVGMVLQDAWLFGGSIYDNIRYGNLDASEEQVMAAAKATFVDRFVRALPEGYDTVIDEEGNNVSAGEKQLITIARAFVANPSLLILDEATSSVDTRTELLVQKAMAALRSDRTSFVIAHRLSTIRDADTILVMENGRIVEQGNHQVLLAAGGAYHRLYMSQFAGADAGEIPVDDSTAVHS from the coding sequence ATGAGCGCCCGCAAGAATGGCTCCAGCCCGGTGGAAGAAACCCCGCTGGCCGCGCAGCCCGCGGACGACGCCGGACAAGTCCCTGCCGCGCAGCCCGCGGACGACGACTTTGTCGAGGAGGAGTTCACCCCCACCGAAGCGGACGGCGGCATGTTCGGTGCAATGCCCGCCAAGAAGGCCGAACACTTCTGGCCCTCTGCTAAACGGCTTATGGGCCTGCTGAAGCCAGAAGCCGGTGGCATCTACGCCGTGGTGGGCCTGGTGGTGGTCTCCGTGGTCCTGAACGTCATCGCCCCCAAGATCCTGGGCCAGGCCATGGACGTGATCTTCGCCGGGGTAGTGGGCAAGCAGCTGCCCGCCGGGGCCAGCAAGGAGCAGTTCGTCGCCGGCCTGCGCCAGCAGGGCCAGGACAACTTCGCTGACATGCTGTCGCGGATGGAACTGGTGCCGGGCACCGGCATCAACTTCGACAAGCTCACCACGCTGATTGCCGTTGTCCTGCTCATGTACTTCGTCGCCAACATCTTCATGTGGCTGCAGGGGTACGTGCTGAACCGCATTGTCATGAAGGTCATCCGGCGGCTGCGTGACGATACCGAGAGCAAGCTGAACCGCCTTCCGCTGAACTACTTTGACACCCGGCAGCGCGGCGACGTGCTGTCCCGGGTGACCAACGACGTCGACAACATCCAGCAGGCACTCCAGCAGGCCTTCGCCCAGCTGGTCAACTCAGTGCTGACGGTGGTGGGCATTGTGATCATGATGTTCATCGTTTCCTGGCAGCTGGCCCTGATCGCCCTCATTGCCCTCCCGCTGTCCGGTGTGGCCGCCGGCATGATCGGGGTTCGGAGCCAGAAACTCTTCGCGGCGCAGTGGAAGAACACCGGCACCTTGAACGGCCAGATCGAGGAATCCTTCTCCGGGCACGACCTCGTCCGCGTGTTTGGCCGCGACGCGGACATGCTGGACCGGTTCGAGGAACGCAACGAGGCACTCTACAAAGCGAGTTTCGGGGCGCAGTTCGTTTCCGGAATCATCTTCCCCGTCATGCAGTTCGTGTCCTACCTCAGCTACGTGGGCATCGCTGTGGTCGGCGGCCTGCGGGTGGCTTCCGGCGCCATGTCCCTTGGCGATGCGACGGCGTTCATCCAGTACTCCCGCGAGTTCACCCAGCCGCTGGGGCAGATGGCCGGCATGGCGAACATGCTCCAGTCGGGCGTGGCGTCCTCCGAGCGCGTCTTCGAGTTCCTTGACGCCGACGAAGAGGAAGCAGAAACTGCCACAGAGCACCTGCCCGCCAAGACCGACGGGCACGTGGACTTCAAGAACGTCACCTTCAGCTACACCCCCGACAAGCCGCTCATCGAGAACCTGTCCTTCACCGCCGAGCCGGGAAACACCATCGCGATCGTTGGCCCCACCGGTGCAGGCAAGACCACCCTGGTGAACCTGGTCATGCGCTTCTACGAGCTCAACTCGGGCTCCATCATGCTCGACGGCGTGGACGTGACCCACCTCAGCCGCTCGGAGCTGCGCTCCAAGGTGGGGATGGTTCTCCAGGACGCGTGGCTGTTCGGCGGGTCCATTTACGACAACATCCGGTACGGCAATCTCGATGCCTCGGAGGAACAGGTCATGGCCGCTGCGAAGGCGACCTTCGTGGACCGCTTCGTCCGGGCCCTCCCCGAGGGCTACGACACCGTGATCGATGAAGAGGGCAACAACGTCAGCGCCGGCGAGAAGCAGCTGATAACCATCGCCCGTGCCTTCGTTGCCAACCCTTCGTTGCTGATCCTGGATGAGGCCACCAGTTCCGTGGACACCCGCACCGAACTGCTGGTGCAGAAGGCCATGGCGGCACTGCGCAGCGACCGCACCAGCTTCGTTATCGCGCACCGGCTCTCCACCATCCGTGATGCGGATACCATCCTGGTCATGGAGAACGGACGAATCGTGGAGCAGGGCAACCATCAGGTGCTGCTCGCGGCCGGTGGCGCCTACCACCGCCTGTACATGTCCCAGTTTGCCGGTGCGGACGCAGGCGAGATACCGGTGGATGATTCGACGGCGGTGCACAGCTGA